In Schistocerca cancellata isolate TAMUIC-IGC-003103 chromosome 7, iqSchCanc2.1, whole genome shotgun sequence, a genomic segment contains:
- the LOC126092785 gene encoding craniofacial development protein 2-like, which yields MGLWASKASNLLPWYFKYDAGNNQSKMPRTFGGDGVPPLTDKPGTPKIRLGKQMVMRWGAININGGYSGKKVELAEAASKMGLDVLAVSDIRVRGEKEEEVGEYKVYLSGVKAGIAQWGVGLYIRKEMEPSVVAIRYVNERLMWIYLTMSSKKIRIVSVYSHCEGTDQDKMDSFYEALSDVVVRVKDKDSVLLMGDFNARIGNRTEGYEKVMDKFGEDMEANRNGKQLLDFCASMGLVITNSFFKHKNIHRYTWEGRGTRSVIDYIITDQEFRKAVRDTRVFRGFFDDTDHYLI from the coding sequence atgggactctgggcaagtaaggctagcaacctgcttccctggtactttaaatatgatgctggcaacaatcagagcaaaatgcctcggacctttggaggtgatggagtcccacctctaactgacaaaccagggactcctaagatacgacttggcaaacaaatggtaatgagatggggagctattaatatcaatgggggctactctgggaagaaggtagagctggcagaggctgcaagtaagatggggctggacgttttagctgttagtgacattcgggtaaggggtgagaaagaagaggaagtgggagaatacaaggtctacctgtcaggagtcaaagcaggaatagcacaatggggtgtagggctttacatcaggaaagaaatggaacccagcgtagttgcaataaggtatgtaaacgaacgactgatgtggatatatttgacaatgtctagcaagaaaattaggattgtgtcagtatattcgcattgtgaagggacagaccaagataagatggatagtttttatgaggcactcagtgatgtagttgttagagtaaaggacaaggacagtgttctgctcatgggtgattttaacgccaggattggaaatcgaacagaagggtatgaaaaggttatggataaatttggagaggatatggaggccaacaggaacgggaaacaactcttggatttctgtgccagtatgggcttagtaatcacaaactccttttttaaacataagaacattcaccggtatacttgggaaggcaggggaaccagatctgtcattgactatataataacagatcaggaattcaggaaggctgtgagggacacacgtgtattcaggggattctttgatgacactgatcattatttaatctga